The Malus sylvestris chromosome 14, drMalSylv7.2, whole genome shotgun sequence genome segment AAGAAGGATGATAGCAGAGATGGGAGTTTTGATGAGTCTGCAATTACAAGGCCATACCTTTCTAAAGCTTGGGAGGTCATGGAGAAGAGGAAGATAGAGAAGCTATTGATGATTTGGAGGTTTCCTACAATGGAGAATGAAATTGACATGAAAGACAATCTCAAATGGTGGGCTCATACTGTTGCTTCTGCAGTTAGATGAACATTCTGGTTCTAAgattttttgtacttttttttctgGTTTGGATTTTGCTTCAATTTTTCAGACACTTTGTATACAGTAGATTTACCAGGTCAATCAATATTGTTCTACAACTTGTAAATGTGAATAAATAGTAGAAACATTTTCATGATCAGATTATGAATATTTGTGCTTAACTTCCTCTGCATTCTTCTTGAGCTATAAGCGTTGCTGTAGGATTGCAAGATTGAAACTTGGAAGAAATTGGTTTCTGGTTTATAGCTTTAGAAAGCAGTGTTTTGATATAGGCATTTCGTTTTTCAATTTCGTTGATTAAACATCTGCTccttttaagaatttgattaaacTCTGCTTTCAGTACAACAAGAATTTGAAGAGCAACACCTCTGCATACTGGCTACTGTTACAAAATATTTGAAATGCATTGAAATCTATGTTTAGAAGAAATAGGATCCAAATCCACAAAAACTCAAACTGCATAAAGAAATTGCTTTCATTTTTGCTTCCATTGCTTAGTTGAGCTCTTGGCCATCGTTTCCCGTTGAAGTAGAGCTATGCATATTGTACATACTAAAACCTCCATTCCAGTATGgatattgttgaccctaaataaagagaaaaaaaaaccataagaaCTACAGATCGAGCGTTATACTATGTGATGTAAATAAATATTTGATTAATAACAACAAAAGAATTATATGCAACCTCTCAATGTTTACCTGGACATAATTTCCATGCATAGTAGGATAACTTATATTTCCAATCTCAGACTCTTTGTACAACGTGTTTGGATGACCACCTTGACTGAGTTCCAATAACAAAGCCATGTTTTCCTACAATAGGTAATATTTATTCAATAGCTAACACAAAAGCAATTCAAAATCACTATCAATAGGACAAAATGCACAACTTACATTAGTATGGAGAACAATAGGATATTGGTTGGCAGATATGCAAATTTGAACTCCTTGTGTAAGATGAGAATGCTAAATCCCAAAGAATAAAAGTAATTACAATTACAAAGAGTAAgtataataattataatgacAATGATTATTAACTAAGGAAAAAGATAACAAGATCAATATATTTATCGCATACCTCCACAACGACATTACTCTCTTGTGTTGCAACTATGTTATCACTTTTACAAGGAGGTGGACCATCAATATGGCATATTGCATCACTTTCTATGGATTTCTACAAAAGTCGCAAGTGAAACATGTTATGATTTATCAACTTATTAGTTATCTAAAACAAATATATTGATCAATAACACgtaatgaaaacaaaatgattaaCAATGCCTTGGTGCTATAAAATGCGAAATCAAATACACAAACACGATGAAAAAAGCAATCCACAAAGCCAAAGTATAACAACATCATCCAACAGCCAACACACATTATCGAAATCCAAACTTAAACAACCATATCAAAGCCAAAATCTCAAACAGAGAAACAACACCCAGAAAACATTCATACAGATACAAATTCGAATTCAAACACCCCCAAAATAATTAGAACTTTCAATCTAAAAACAATCAAAAAATTACTCACAAGAAGGAAATGAAGCTTTTTCAACAATCTCTTCAAGGGTATCATAAACCAACAATCTATCCACCAAAAACTTCAAATACCCATCGACTGTTGGCTCCCACTTAGCCACCAGCCCCTCCTGCGGCTCCTTCACCtccttctccctctccttcgcCTGATCCCTGATGTGCAACTTCATCGCCACAAACCTCATCTCCTCCACGAACCCCTTCGCCTCCCCCGGGTACCTCTTCTTCGCCTTCTCCGCCGTGGTAGCGGAAACCACCTCGgacgccgccgccgccaccttCATGGGCACTCTGAAACTCATCCTCCGGAACGAAATAGAGAACTTGTTCAGCAATAAACCGGAGCTTAAATTTGGTGGTAACTTGAACCGGGTTTTGTTGAAAAGCAATTGAGATTGCGAAACCGATGTTAAAGAAGCCATTGTAGAAAGTCCAAAGCTTGTAGGAAGAGCAAGTGAGTCGTTTGAGTGTTCGAAAACGATGCGTGAATGGAAATTTTAGATTGAAAAAGCAGGAGTGGAcgaggaaggaaggagaagactcCTCCTATACCACAATCCCCATTTAATTTcagccattttttttaattattggtttattaaatgattttaaatttaaattaaattataattaatttagatAATATGGACAAccacatcagatgccacatAATGTGGTATACTAATGTGGTATATTAATGTGGTAAGAATAACATTACTGTAGAAATATACAAAATGTAACAAAacaattaattgaatttttttttaaatttaaaaaaaaaagaaaaattaatatcCGATCCTTAATTACTAATATTCATTAactgaaaccttattagttttcagattttaatcTAAATCCCTaactttaataaaataatgaattttcatgtcagttacataatttttttaaataaaaattaacaattgatttagaattttaatactcacacatTTATTAAACACCtaactaattttcaattcaaaaaaatttcaaaataaacaaataaaatagaataagtttgtacccattagctttttaaaaaaatgttttcaattttttaatcttatatgttcccattcatgtaattttttcaaattttttattttaaaatgtaatcattctcaaatatactaatttgttatatgtaaaatgtaccattttttatataaaatctattcaatttttttctaatccatttttaaacttatacgggtatattctttttttttatttgagaatgtatccatgtcaagtttaatcgaagaaatttactaatgttattaagctcaatatctttttttttttttttgtgattttgaagaatgtacccatattttggtacaataattttttggttaattttgatgaatgtacccatgttacTACATTTTCATCCCTTCCCACTCCTTCcatattttggtacaataattttttagttaatttttaatcccacaaattatggttttttatttaaaatctcattaatataaacaactataaatttcaaattttaatttaaaaaaatatagtaacatacatagaaataaattatcacattaattttagggatttcgaccaaaaattaaaaatcaacaaggtttcagtaaaaaaatattcatagcTAGGAACCACATCCAAAATCTCCCTAAAAAGAATAACCGACACTTGATGTACCGGACCGTTTTCGACACAACGAAAAATTTCTCCATGTtcccataaaaaaaaactggTCAGAACATTTTACGACGAGTAGGAGGGATTGAATAGGAAaatgggtttttaattttatttttactagtttttttatttgaattgaaaattttaaaatcaaaatCGGTTTGGAACATTTCATATAAACTCATCACGTATCTTGGGCCGTAAGAGAGGAGATCTAGTGTCCAGATTCAGACCTCAAGAAACTTCATATTTCGCTCCCATATTTGAGTTAAgggcttgacttcaatgttatATGTGTTTTAGTCGTTAGGTATTCCATTTTCAATCTCATTCACTCTCGTATCATTCAATAGTATGTAGCATTTGAAGAATTTCTCTATGTTACACATTGATTAGTGTTGGAATGCATGCAAgtcatatcttttgttaaaatgcatgcatgaaataaacatgttggatgactagtgaagttaggctagtcaaccttctttgtgtaaattaggcaagttaggcaagttaggaaattaggcaagttaggcaagttaggcttatgttctctttcttttcctatataatgtttcatcttgtaattgttttgatatgaaatacacatcaaaaattcaacatggtatcagagcaggaactCGAAATTCCTGGCTCTGTTGATCGTTTCCGCTAAGTTTCTtttactctaagccaagatggctGGAGAATATTATGAAGCTGAGTGCTCGATGGATGCTCTGTTGATCGTTTCCGCTAAGTTTCTtttactctaagccaagatggctggagaacatttactctaagccaagatggctGGAGAACATTATGAAGCTGAGAGCTCGATGGATGCTTTAGCTCTACCTAACGTTGTTCAAGTTTGTGGCACGAAGCCATTATTCTTTGTTTGCGGCACGAAGCCAGCCATTATTCTTTGTTTGCAGCACAAAGCCATttcaagtttgtttgtttgcggcacgaagccattactgtttgtttgcggcacgaagccatttcaaGTGGGAATTTGGTAACATGGCGCAGCAAGAAGCAAAGCGTTATTTTTACTAAACCTCTTCCTACGGTTCAGTTCATGCGCATTCTGTCCAAGCTTGGCTCAAGGAATCCcctcgatccagcttgagggggagtgttggaatgcatgcaagtcatatcttttgttaaaatgcatgcatgaaataaacatgttggatgactagtgaagttaggctagtcaaccttctttgtgtaaattaggcaagttaggcaagttaggaaattaggcaagttaagcaagttaggcaagttaggcaagttaggcttatgttctctttcttttcctatataatGTTTCATCTTGTAATTGTTTTGATATGAAATACACATCAAAAATTCAACAATTAGATTTACAACTCCTAAAAGAACACTAGTTGCATAGGAAACAACATAAACATTACCACAACAACCACATAAGGAGAAACCATGTTCCAAACTCCCCAAATCCTTCATACAGACCATCAGCTTCCCAATCCAATGCCTCTTTTCTGAACCTCTTTCCCTTCCCACTCCTTCCATTTTCAGCAAATCGTATGGGAGATCAAATGTGAGGAAAAACTGTCTTGTGAGAATCTCTCCAATCAACAAATCCGAATGCCCGAAACACTCCACAACTACCCTTTCGTGCTGGAATCCTGGTTGGTGCAACTTCATGTGCTTATGAGCAAGGAAAGATGTGTGAGGAGCCACGAGGAGAGACCGCCCTCCAGATATATAAAGCGTTGGTAGTGCCATTTTTTTCTGGTTGGATCAAATATGACTTAAGTCATTTCCCTCCGTTGGCTGCCAGTCACTCTCGGTGGAGTATCCAGTAGAAGAACTGGATTTAGTTTCTCGTTTCCTTTAGGTTGTGGCAAAATATGGTGACACTTCCATTGTCTACAACTAATAACGAATCCACCTTCTTCACGTTATATGGGGAGGACAAGAAATTACGAACTCTATAGCAGCAAGAAATGGACCggaaacagaaattaaaaacaTTTGCTACCTGTTTTTAATTTATGGACCAAGACCTATGATCTCTGACCGTTAACCATAGTTTATCAGTGAAGGAATCCAGACCTTGGTTAGCAATTTTGTGAACAGATGCAAGACCTTCTCTCATCTTGTACTTTAGAGCATCCTGCACAAATGTTCTTGCTTATGTGCTCAGCTGCTGTCACGATAGTAAGAGAAGAATTTTATTCCAACAGAACATTGGATAAAAGAAGCATTACATACATAGAGGATGGGATGTACTGTGATATGTGACACCAGATCAAAAACCTGCCCATTGGAGTTGCAACCGCGCAAAGGATCTGATGATGCCTTGTACCGTGTGAAGGACCAAAAACCTGCGATTGGCATGATTCAAAACAAACAACGAAACACAGAATCGCGGCAGATATTGCCTgagagaaaaagaggaagagagaataaCCTGGAACAAAGCATCTTTTGGTCCAAAGCTAATGCCTAAGTTCTGG includes the following:
- the LOC126598952 gene encoding heme oxygenase 1, chloroplastic-like — protein: MASLTSVSQSQLLFNKTRFKLPPNLSSGLLLNKFSISFRRMSFRVPMKVAAAASEVVSATTAEKAKKRYPGEAKGFVEEMRFVAMKLHIRDQAKEREKEVKEPQEGLVAKWEPTVDGYLKFLVDRLLVYDTLEEIVEKASFPSCE